Genomic segment of Drosophila ananassae strain 14024-0371.13 chromosome 2L, ASM1763931v2, whole genome shotgun sequence:
ATGCTTAGAGATAGGGTACTTTCCGTCCACTTGGAAACGTTCCCAGGTAACTATGATACCTAAGCCCGGGAAACCCGAAGCGAATCTTTCGTCCTACCGACCAAAAAGCTTGTTACCAATGCTCTGCAAAATACTGGAATGAGGGGTTTTGAACAGAGCACTGCCAGTACTGGACGAGGCCGGAATGATCCCTGATCACCAGTTTGGCTTCAGGCGGCGACATGGAACACCTAAGCAGTGCCATAGGGTCGTGCAGTACATCCTAGACGCTTTTGAAACCAGAAAATACTGCATGGCCGTCATGCTGGACGTTAAGCAAGCCTTCGACCGGGTCTGGCATCCCTCTACAAACTCAAAGCAGCCTTACCTCGAccatactttttatttttgaagtcTTTTTTGGAAGACCGAAAATTTGCGGTGAGATGCGGTGAAGCCATCTCAGAGCTTAGAGTATTCCACGCCGAAGTTCCCCAAGGCAGCGTTCTTGGACCGCTGCTATACAATGTATACACGGCGGACCTCCCCGTCCTGCAAAATCCGAACCTGATGACTGCTACTTATGCAGATGACACTGCATTCTTGACCGCTTCGGACGGCGTCATGGAGGCTGCTCAGGTCATGCAAACACAGCTCAACCTGCTCAATATATGGCAAAAGCGATGGAATATCACTTTTAACAACGAAAAGTCCACCGCCACCACATTCTCTCTCCGCCCAGGCAACTGCCCTACAGTCTACCTAAACGGCTCCCCCATCCCGCAAGAGGACACTCCAAAATACCTTCACACACACTTGGGTTCACACTTGATCGGAGGCTCACCTTTAGGCCTCATCTATTGAAGAAGAGAAAACAGGCTGATGAAAGACTTCGATCCTTCTACTGGCTCATGGGTAGGAGATCGTCTTCGGAGGAGATAGGAACGTCTTCGAAGCTACTGGTGTACAAGACCATAATAAGTCCAGTCTGGACATATGGCATCCAACTCTGGGGCACTGCGAGGTCGTCGAATGTGCGGATCATCCAAACTTTTGAAAATAGAGCCCTTAGAATCGCCACTGGGGCCCACCTCGTCCACGACAACCATACAATCCACGAGGTCCTGAAGTTCCCATGGGTGAGAGACGACATTCAGAAGAGCAGTGCGCGCTACTTACAGAGGCTCCACGACCATCCAAATCTGTCGGCCATTGCCTTGCTGGACAACAGCCAGCAGATCAGAAGACTGCAGAGAACGCACCATCTAGACCTCGCCCGGACTTCCTAACATGGAAAAATTTAGAATTCACAACTTATTGTCATTTCTTTCCTACACACTAAACTAGAATACCGGCCTTTTGCTCCAACATTTAATGCACCACATATTATTGCAAACACACTCTAATATATCCCTAGATTCACTACATTCTGCTAACATACTATAAAGTACTCTAGTCTAGTATTACTTAGTTCTACATGCATTACTAATAATAAGTGAAGTCGATGTTAAACAATTTAATGGTTGTCCGCAATGGGCCgttttaaatacaaatgtaCCCTgctactaaaaaaaaaccctgACACTTCAGTAAACGTGAAAGATTGATCCATACCAAAGAAGTTGCCAAAAGCAGACCcgtatttttttaaacctcACCGGATAGATTTGTTAATTGGAGCAAAGTCATTTTTCGAGCTTTTGTCTGTTgatcaaataaaacaaggtccgcaCTATCCCATACTTTGAAAGACTCATCTGGAAAGTATATGGCAAATTTATCAACTCCTCAACCACCGGTTTCTAACCTGTATTGGCAAGACGAAATACTtgaataaacaaacaaaaatttgcaaaaaaattctggtcgttggaagaagttccatcttttAAAAAGCTTTTATTGCATGAACAGGAGTTAGGTGAGGAAAATTATCAGAAGAATACTAGAATACTGCTTTCAggttccatttaagtcggatcccaGGGTTTTGGCCAACTCagtcgagatagccaaactcCGTTTttttgtcgctcgagagaagattatctcgagatccgaattTAAAGAATATGTATTtagaatttatggaagaatacgaatgaCTAGGCCAATGTCAATGGCAAGCAATGGTGTTCTATCTGTTCCTCATTAAttaataccccaccagtgtgttaCGGCCACAAAGTACATCGCCCAAATTACGAGTCGTTTTTATGCGTCTTGTAAGACATCCACATAGATAACGCCTAAACGCACAATTTCCCATTTCAGGATATAAGGTGTTTGAATAGGTGTCTGAAGCAACTCTGGCTCTTCAAAATGCTGGGAGtaaatggttttcaaactcgcccgAAGTTATAGCATCCAAGAGCACCTTCAaaccaataacactttcgaaCTCAGAGCTGACCAAAGCATTAGTAATCgcttgggttcctaaagatggtgtattttaattttaaattgataCTCCAGTCATGGGTCAAGAGCACCTTCAaaccaataacactttcgaaCTCAGAGCTGACCAAAGCATTAGTAATCgcttgggttcctaaagatggtgtattttaattttaaattgatacttcagtcatgggtcaatgggcgactaagcggaacgttctttcggtgacatcaacgCTAATTGACCCTCTTGGCTTTTTGAGACCAATACTTATCAAAGGAAAGATTCTATTGCACGAACTGTGAACCAAAATCGAGTGTGCCTTGTCgcagttagaagatatctcaataccaAGATTTGTAATGAGTGAGCTGATGTCACCAATTCGAATTCATTCCTCTATATTAATTGCAAATCTGCATAAGGTCTCGTTGCAGAGTGTAGAAAACTCCAAAGATGGAAGCAAAAAAGAACGCGGTCGGATTAGCCGCAAAGGTCTCCACCtcatatttattaaaagatataGATGAATTTTTCTCTTCCGTGTAATTGCTgggagtgttcgtttacatgttTCGCTTTATAAGGAAacggaaaaaataattaagtaCTTCTGATGGTGTACCATTCTCTGTCGAATATAAaggttttaataaaattgtcccgATAGTttaagagcacgagtatcaagaagaaattaaaaagatGACCTGGTTGTAAGCCCAAgtctacagaagctaaatTCGTTTGTCTATGAAGCCTCTGAGGCTGGGCttacatttttgttgttgcgggtcgcgCAGCAACTAGACTTTTTATaagcttttcaaaggttcttTTGTCGCCAAAGATGTCTTCAAACCGtttactgcgaaaacgcaacgaatttcgtcggagcgagtcgccacttcgtgGCAGGGAATCGAGAAAGAAGCGGACGAACTGCTTTAATGCGCATCAAGAAATGGACTATGGGAGTCGAACCTCGTTAGAGTCGATAatatcaataaatatttatttaatataatcctatgtaaaaaaaacccaagaaatatttaaaagtaatttttGATCAGTTATCTATCAATATAATCGTTCGTCTTCGAACTGTTTTTGACTGTAAGCGttttaagtttaataaatacaaGAAAGGACCCTCATAccccaaaaattttaattaacgtTTCTGTAACGCTATCAGCATTTTGCCgaatagcggccgaattaaccAATTTTAACCAAGgttgaattttaatatttatttgtatttatatatttattttaattgcgCTCAAAATAACAAGATAGCGCCGGTCAATATTAACTCCAAAATACAAGTAAAGCTAagagctttggcgcagaagctctaccaaagctcaAATAATGTGCACGGGAAACTGAAGGATAGTCAGACAAGAATAAATGCTGCTCGGGTTTGCTATTGGCTTCTTGGCCCAACAGTTTGaaagtatatatgtacatatcacaactaaattatttttataaatggtataattccttttttgttattataatatatatatatatatatatgacgGAGATCCCTCCAAAGTTTCCATATTTTCAGTAAGTTTGCACAGCAAGTTCTGCTCGTTGCAAGAGACGCTTCCAAACTGACCTGCGTAACACAGAGTTCTGTCTAATTTCATCATTTCTGCAAAGTCTATTGCCATCTCTGTTACTTGCATTCAGTCCGCGCTCTCCGATCAGACCATGCTCAGCAGCAGTGTGTCCCTTTTTCTCAGCTACTGTGCATTCTAAAACTACTAGCgacaatgtgtcgccacaccaaagctgtacgcacatgTACAATGGGCAAACTAACCATTCTACGACATGTACAATGGGCAAACTAACCATTCTacgacatatatatattttctatttaaaataaacaaattataattatcaatattttcagtttttgttttcaaatcAAAAGCAAATGACAACTTTCAAACATGAACAGCCGAAGAGAATCGCAGAACTTCGTCGACTACTTCACCGTTCGTGACATcctattgaattgtttttgttttccgaaaaatatttttcccatAGAAAAGTCCCGGGAAGAAGCCAAGCCAGGAAGCTTGGTATTGGTTTCTGTTTTCaggcatacatatgtatgtaaataCACATATCAGCGCTGTGCACAAACCCTTACGGAACCACGAATATATGCGTAGTAATAAAATTAACTTATGTAGATCTGCGAATCATATTCGAAATAATGGTTAGAAGTTATCGCTTTTTATGAAACTGTATAATtttacttaatacttaattaaATATcgatcttttttaaaataaatgtacATATGTGTTTAATTGGCAGTTTCACAGGCATCCACCCAATCATTGTAAACATCAATAGGTTCTGATAGAAAGTTGATTCCAGTCTGGAAATCTTCCAAGCAAACACGGCAGGTTATTTTTGCAGTATTCCTCCCCTTATCCCTGCAAGAAAATCgaaatttaatttctcttATTCTAAGATACATATCTGAAGAGATTTACATTTTAACTTCACACGACTTCTCATGGTTACAAAATGGACAGTTAAATTGTTGATCAAGAGGTTCAATGTTTTTTCGTTTTGGAGGCGGCTTACGTTTAGACTTTCTTCTTCCCATATTAACAATATATATGTCGTATAAGtaaatatattatacataCAAACAACATATACTAAAACGGTCAAGATAACGTCATGGTCTATACACTTTTTGTGACCGCCTCTACTAAGACCGACTATACTACCAGCAATATctcaattaataaaaataccaTATTTTATACACCACATTTTAAATACAGGCCGAGTATTCATTTGTACCATAATTTTGGCACCTTGACAAAAATGCATAGTTTTATCACCATCAATTTCCGCGGCCCCCTAAAAGAACAAATTTATCAAATATTAACCTGTTTTCCAGGAAGGTTTAGTTCCCGTTGGTTAGCGCCAGATCggataaaagaaaaatatgcaTAGGCTTCCTTAATACATACAAGAGGTGTTCCAAAGTAAACAGGACTTTCTGAATTTAGCGTCTCCCGGCGACGCCATCTACATATGTGTCGACTGGTGCGATAGAATCTCATATAGTCGCTCATTATCACAGAAGTGTCGGCTACGCTACACGATCTGGTATTTTCTTGTTTCGGTGAAGAGGCGACTCCCGGGATTTGGATCGGCGTCATTTCTTTTATTCGCATTCTTTGAGTTGGAACTCGAACGGTACTCTAACACATTCGCCAGGACGGAGTTCCAGGCCACTCAATCTGAGGCTACCGCAGCTACAACTATATATGCAACTTCCGGCTTGCCGGCCAGCTTAGCGAATGCAGACGGTGGACGGCAGCGGCAACGGACTCCAAAGAAAGGAATCTGGGTAAAACTCACTAGAACTGCCCAGATGGAAGCGCCAGGACAGGATGTGGACCCCTCGACAGATTGCGACGCTTATTGCAAGAATCGCAAACCTAGAGAAGGATCTCCTACAGGCAAGGGAAAATGTAGAACCTGCAGCGCCGTTAGGATCCTGTCGATTGGCGTCGGAGTGAGCGGTGCGGCGAATACACCGCTAGGAGAGGCGCCATGCTAGAGCGCAACGGTGAGGCAGATCTTGAGTGAAAATCTGCCAACGGGACCACTAGAGTTAGTGACGCCATCTTATAAGATTTGACTTTTTATCATAATAATCAGTTGCCGGCATAATTGAGTGCAAATCTGCCACCATAATTGAGTGGAAGCTTGCCGCCATATTAGAACGGTAATGCGCAATAAGCGGCAATTAGGGCAATAGAGCAACAAGTCACACGGACAGGCTGTACAACCGTAAGCTGCTCACCGCCATGTTCTGTCAAAGCCACGGTGCAGCCAGAACGAGGTTATTTTCACGCACCACGGGATTTACAACACAGCTTCGCGGCAGAGCGCCATTGCCTGATCTTCCAGAGTTCGAGGGTCAGCCAGAGGAATGGCCAATATTCCAGTGTGCGTTTTAGGAGACGACGGCGGCGTATCAGTATACAGAATTAGAAAATATCCAAAGGCTAGTGGAGGCTCAGAAGGGTGAAGCGCAGACGGCAGTCAAATCACTGCTTATTCATCCCAACAACGACCAGGCCGTAATAGAAAAGCTGCGCTTTCGATATGGGCGTCTGGAGCAATTGATCCGGAGCCAACTGGATCGCGTGCGGGAGCTGCAGCCAATTCAGGAGTACAACATAGGAGGGTTGTATCGTTCTTCACGAGGGTGAGCAATATTGCAGAGTTTCTACAACCAACCGACAGCGGCGACCAGCATATAGGAAATCCGTCCCTGATGGAGGAGCTGATCACCAAATTGCCCCATAGTAAGAGGTTGGTATGGGCCAGGTACGCGGCCACGATAGAACCATACCCGACGATAGTTCATCTAAGCTGGTATATACCGTTACGGACATGAGCAGTAAAGAGTAAAGAGAGCTTCGTTAAGAAGCGTGCCTCGAAACTGGATACATGGTACGGTTCTGCAAAAGGAGCCGTAAATGCAACGTCTACGGATGCCTGCGGAAGCATCACTACTTGCTGCATGACGAAGCCGATAGTCTCAGACGGTCACAACATTCAGACGGTGGTCACAGGAGGGAGCTACGGAGTAACCACAAACGGGAGCTACACAAGGTCATCAGTCAACGCAATTGGATGCCGCAGTCAGCGGATCCAACAGTGAGTAAACTTTTCATGGCCCATGCAAGAGGCTTAAGGAGCGCTGGCCGTATGAAAAATGAGAACCAAAGCGGCCAGGTATGCCGCATAGAAACTTTAGTTGTGTCGATTCGGATGGAGGCCACCTGCTGTTCTGCCCGTGACGCTGTACGGGGAGAAGCAACAGGTGGACACGTACGCACTGCTCGACGAGGGATCGTCTGGGACGTTCATAGACAACGAGCTCGCCCGAAGCCTACACCTACAGGGTGTAAGTCGACAACTAAGCGTGCAGTGGTATGGCGGTAAGTCCGCCACAGAGCCTACGTGGATGGTTAGCCTGCAGATCAGTGGAGCGAGCAAACCGAAGCGGCACGGTTTAAGGAACGTGTACGCAGAAAGCATTCTAAGTCTTCCGATCTGCATCGTCGTTTACGTCGAGAAGATGTCAGGCGGCAAGGACGAGAGCACGCTTAACTGTGAAGCCGTACAAAACGCTGCGCCAAAGATCGTTATTGGAATGGATTATGCGCACCTAGGAATACCCCTGCAGACCAGAAGCTTCGGCACAGGGAGACCATACGCAGCAGCTACCAATCTATATGGACCAGTAAGACATCAAGCGAGTTCATTGATGGTTACCCAGAATGACGCTATGGAGAAGATGATCAGCGATTATTTCGAAGTAGAGAACTTCGGAGTGAAGCCAGCGCCACCGGTCGCAGCCATCGACGATGAACGAACTCTGGGCATCTTGGAGAGGACGACTAAACGGATGGGTCAACGCTACCAGACTTGGGTGCTATAGAAGGATGACGAGATGAGACTGCCAGACAGTTACAACATGGCGCAACAACGACTCGTCAACATCGAAAAGAAAATGATGCGCGACGCGAACTTAGCGCAGGCCTACAATGGAATCATGGTTGACTACGTCAAGAACGGATACGCATGACGACTAGAGCGGCAGGTCATTTACGGCAACAGTGACTAGTTGTGGTGGAGTTATATGTCCGAAACGACCCGGAGATCTACGAGATGACAGTGAAGACGTTTGGAGCAGCTTGTATACCATGCTCAGCGCAGCACATGAAGACCGTTATGCTTCAAGGCACGTGCACAGTGATCCCCGGACGGTACTGGCCATTTATGAGTACCACTACGTAGACGATTACATAGACAGCTTCGCACCCGAGGATGAAGCATTCGACGTCACAAAACGAGTACATGCAAACGATAAACGCAAGTGCCGGTTTTGATCTGCATCGGTTTTCTTCCAGCTCGGCGAGTTGGTCAGAGCCTTAAATCCGTTAGGCCCCAACGAGAACGTCCAGTTGTCCGAATACGAGCAGAAGGTATTGGGCATGTATTGGTATCCGGCTACAGATGACTTCAGATTCTACGACAAGTACCATCGGTTCCCAGCAGGTGATCACCGGGGAAAGCGACCCTACGAAGAGGGAGTTCCTCAGCTAAGTGATGTCCACATTTGATCCGATTGGGTTCTTGAGCTGCTACATGGTAACCGCCAAGCTACCTATGCGACAGATTTGGCGGAAAGGAATCACATGGGATGAGCCGTTGCCAGGCGAGCTAGCCACGGCATTCGAGTGCTGGCGGCAAGAGATGAGCTACGTGAGGGAGTTTCGATGTCCACGCTACTATTTTAGTAATGGACGAGTACGAGCACTTCAGCTGCACGTTTATGTGCGCCACTCGGCGTTCGCTGCGACGGTATATTGGCAAGCCAACTAAGCAAACGGTGACGTGCAGGCGTATGTTCCCAAACGAAATGTGCAGATGAACACAGTGTCGAGATAGGCAGATAAGTAATCGGGCCTGATTCCAAAATAGTGCTGCACTGGATAAGCTGCACCCACCGGCGGTATAAACAGTTTTTTTGGAATACCAATTGCCGAAAACGTGGCAGACGACGCAACCATGCCGCAACGCCATGTGGGGATCACTCAAGGGCCACGATGACTACGCGGCCGACAGTCGTACGGGAGCCAGAAGAGAATTGGCCGAAGAGCTCCTCTAGTGGTAGTGGCTGCACGAGAGCCCGTGGCTGCACGAGAGCCCGGGCTCTGCACGAACGATTGGTCGTCGCGTCGAGAAAGGTGGGAGGCACTGTTCACCTGTTTAACCACGGGGGCCATGCATTTGTAGATGGCCCATGATTTATCTGCAGATTCCTGCATCATCGCTATGAGAAATTTCATGAGCCGGCGAGGACCGGTGGTCAAGATGAGGAGCGATATTatgaaaaattttgttggagccaaTCGAAAGGCCAGAAAGAAGATCTAGGGTGAGGTGTCGTCCAAAGAAATCAAATGGATTTTCAACTGTCCAGCGAACCGAGGTGAGGATGGCGCCTGGGAAAGGATGATCTAGTGCGTCAATAAGATGCTGGCCCATACGATGAAGGAGCTGGCTTCTGGACATGCTTCGACATGCTTCTGGACCGTGCAAAAAGTCACACCTAGAAATCTGATCTAATTAATGTTCATCAGCGTGTCGCAATATTCAataatcagacccactaaTCTATTGGCACTGTTAGCGCCAACACGACAACATGTGGTAAAATAACGAACGAGTTAGTAGCAGAACAAGCGAATTAAAAAATGTCATCTCAAAGAGTTAGTCTCAGAAGAAGCGTAAAGACGAACAAGTTTTTTTAAAGCTCGTGTAAtttgattaaataaatattataataattaaaagcgTGCTATTAGAACGTGTTTTTTTGGACATTGTCATCCTGGGCTGCaacattaattaaaaaatacttacTCAAACTCCCCGTTTGTGATCTTTGGTTTTATTGCGTATCTATTCATACATGAACGAAGAAGTTCACTTTGCTGCGTAATTAACTTGAACACAAATACAGCTCAGTTCTTTCTTGTCTAATAAGGCTGAAAACAGGCATAGATACAACAAAGACAAGAAGCAAGAAGAACAGAAGTAATAACCATGATATCCCGTGAATACAACCAAACAGAATGCAGTGCATGCAAAAAGAGTAGTACCGGCAAAGACATTATATGGGTGCATTGTGATATTTGCACGACGTGGTACCACTTTGGCTGCGTTCGAGACGAGAACGCCCAGAACACAAAAGGATGGAAGTGCGTCTCCTGCAGTAAACAGCCACCTGACTCAACTACGCTGACTGACGCCGACACAGCCGCTGTCCAAAGTGTCGCTTCGCAAATAACCGTTTCGCTAGACCGTACCAACTTTGCTCCGACATCGGGGCACTCGACCGGGGCTGTGAAAAAAACAGCACAAGCAACTGCCGACTTCTTCACAAGCTGAACGTGCCAATGAACATATTTTGATACAAAACAATACTCTAATGCTACAAATGCTAGAGGAAAAGCGGCAGGCCAATCAAAGCTACATTGAACAAAAGTACAATATACTAGCTCAGCAAAGTGGAGCCGCTCTGACCACATCATTCGGGCCTACAAGTACAAGCTGTCAGCACGTCAAATACTGTTACCCGATCTACCGACATTCAATGGCAATCCGGATGACTGGCCAGCGTTACTCAGTGCATTTGAAAATAGTACCACTGTAGCTGGGTTTTCAAATGTCGAAAATATGCTACGACTCCAAAAATGCCTCAAGGGAAAGGCACTCGAACTAGTAAGAGATAAGCTTCTGCTTCCAGTCATGGTCCCTGACGTCATAAACACTCAGACGGTGGTCACAGGAGGGAGCTACGGAGCAACCACAAACGGGAGCTACACAAGGTCATCAGTCAACGCAATTGGATGCCGCAGTCAGCGGATCCAACAGTGAGTAAACTTTTCATGGCCCATGCAAGAGGCTTAAGGAGCGCTGGCCG
This window contains:
- the LOC6502725 gene encoding transcription elongation factor 1 homolog, which encodes MGRRKSKRKPPPKRKNIEPLDQQFNCPFCNHEKSCEVKMDKGRNTAKITCRVCLEDFQTGINFLSEPIDVYNDWVDACETAN